From Levilactobacillus zymae, a single genomic window includes:
- a CDS encoding dihydroorotate dehydrogenase, with product MGRLSVNLAGVTLQNPVMPASGTAAYGQELAQKLDLNALGGLVIKSTTAEPKVGNPRPTTAATTAGWLNAIGLKNPGVANVVHEKLPWLATHYPTLPVVGSVAGASFEEYVSVARQLDAVPNVRLLEINISCPNVAHGGLAFGTDPHTVETLTREITAAVTKPVFMKLTPNVTDIVPIALAAEAGGADGLTMINTLTGMGIDLATRKPILANGTGGLSGKAIHPLAVRMIHQVRQHTRLPIIGVGGVFTPEDVLEFYLAGANAVEVGAATYGTPTACIDIVRDLPATLDRYGIASLQTLIAQVQG from the coding sequence ATGGGACGATTAAGTGTGAATTTAGCGGGCGTGACCCTACAAAACCCGGTGATGCCGGCTAGCGGGACCGCGGCATACGGTCAAGAACTGGCGCAAAAATTGGATTTGAACGCTTTGGGCGGCTTGGTCATCAAGTCGACCACGGCGGAACCGAAAGTGGGCAATCCGCGACCGACCACGGCGGCCACCACGGCCGGGTGGTTGAACGCCATCGGGTTGAAGAACCCCGGGGTGGCCAACGTGGTGCACGAAAAGCTGCCCTGGTTAGCGACCCATTACCCCACGTTACCCGTGGTGGGGAGTGTGGCCGGTGCGAGCTTTGAGGAATATGTGAGCGTGGCGCGCCAACTGGATGCGGTGCCCAATGTGCGGCTGCTGGAGATCAACATTTCCTGCCCAAACGTGGCGCACGGCGGGCTGGCGTTCGGGACGGACCCGCACACGGTCGAAACGTTGACTCGCGAGATTACGGCGGCGGTGACCAAGCCGGTTTTCATGAAGTTAACGCCCAACGTGACGGATATCGTCCCGATTGCCTTGGCGGCCGAAGCCGGTGGCGCTGACGGTCTGACCATGATTAACACGTTGACGGGGATGGGGATTGACTTAGCCACGCGCAAGCCCATCCTGGCTAACGGGACCGGCGGCTTGTCGGGCAAGGCCATTCACCCGTTGGCTGTGCGGATGATTCATCAGGTTCGTCAGCACACCCGCTTACCCATCATTGGTGTGGGGGGCGTCTTTACCCCCGAAGACGTGCTGGAATTTTATCTTGCCGGCGCTAATGCGGTGGAAGTCGGGGCGGCAACCTACGGGACACCCACGGCTTGCATCGATATCGTGCGCGACCTGCCCGCTACGCTGGATCGCTACGGCATTGCTAGTCTGCAAACGTTAATCGCACAGGTTCAGGGTTAA
- a CDS encoding class A sortase, with the protein MPDAPRKKTRRRWWGTLLFLLLILVSLGLIFNEQIKTWMVSSYQPKVTAGSVRQNQKKKASYDFKKVKSLDFSTVAKARLNSKAIHVVGQIYLPQSDIHLPIAKGVSNQVLALTAGTMRADQKMGQGNYPLAGHHMVSHTILFSPLYFKTQVGQKIYLTDAAKVYEYRVTVRKFIPATAVQVVAQTKQKLVTLITCDATGANRLMIRGKYVKQMPYKQAPLSVRKGFAGSFNNRY; encoded by the coding sequence ATGCCAGATGCACCAAGAAAAAAGACCCGTCGTCGGTGGTGGGGGACCTTACTATTTCTGCTCTTGATTCTGGTGTCGCTGGGGTTAATCTTCAACGAACAGATCAAGACCTGGATGGTGTCTTCCTACCAGCCCAAGGTGACGGCCGGATCGGTTCGGCAGAATCAAAAGAAAAAGGCATCGTACGATTTTAAAAAGGTTAAATCGCTGGACTTCTCGACGGTGGCGAAGGCCCGGTTAAACTCCAAGGCCATTCACGTGGTGGGGCAGATTTATCTGCCCCAATCGGATATTCACCTGCCGATTGCGAAGGGGGTCAGCAATCAGGTCTTAGCGCTCACCGCCGGTACCATGCGCGCAGACCAGAAGATGGGTCAGGGAAATTATCCTCTGGCCGGGCACCACATGGTATCGCACACGATTCTGTTCAGCCCGTTGTATTTTAAGACGCAGGTGGGCCAGAAGATCTACCTGACCGATGCCGCAAAGGTCTACGAATATCGGGTAACGGTTCGGAAATTTATTCCGGCGACGGCGGTTCAGGTCGTCGCGCAGACCAAACAAAAGCTGGTGACCCTGATTACCTGTGACGCCACCGGGGCTAACCGGTTGATGATTCGCGGTAAATACGTCAAACAGATGCCGTATAAGCAGGCGCCCTTAAGCGTCCGGAAGGGCTTTGCCGGTAGTTTCAATAATCGTTATTAA